In one window of Paracoccus liaowanqingii DNA:
- a CDS encoding DUF6880 family protein, producing MSKKTLNKENLQKLGSETLAGLVMDLVQGSATLQRRARMELSAAQGPKDVAADIRKRFASLRRSTSYIDWRQQRALVKDLDGLLGAIESNIAAVDASEAFELLWSFLQLAPSIYERTDDSNGAVGGVMAEAVDLIAAIAPRLSPDPETLAERILEAVAEAGYGEFDGIIPATAEALGTDGLDHLKQITEAWAAQPPITQDLDRYAGYGFSSSPEEIAYRQKQGTRSIILADIADAQGDVDAYMARYSEEQLTYATIAPGVARRLLDAGRIEDALAIIERAKTAESAKSFRMSGDDLNKVYEECLEKLGKVVALKDHLWNAFRQNLSKRSLRKYLKLLPDFEDIDAERTALDFAETFPFIELAISFLIEWPAHERAAKVVLTRANDLDGNSYHILTTGAAALEPQYPLAATMMRRIMVQDTLDGGKSKRYRYAARHLAECQSCDASIDDYGDFPTHETFVQALKQKHGRKYGFWELVDE from the coding sequence ATGTCCAAGAAGACCCTGAACAAAGAAAATCTACAGAAGCTGGGTTCGGAGACGCTAGCCGGATTGGTGATGGATCTGGTGCAGGGTAGCGCGACACTTCAGCGACGCGCACGGATGGAACTCAGCGCTGCGCAGGGGCCAAAAGACGTCGCCGCTGATATCCGGAAACGCTTCGCTTCGCTCCGGCGCTCGACCAGCTATATCGACTGGCGCCAGCAACGAGCGCTGGTCAAGGATCTCGATGGCCTTCTGGGCGCAATCGAAAGCAACATAGCTGCAGTGGACGCCAGCGAGGCCTTTGAACTGCTCTGGTCGTTTCTGCAACTCGCTCCTTCGATTTACGAACGCACAGACGACAGCAACGGCGCAGTCGGGGGCGTGATGGCTGAGGCTGTTGATCTGATTGCCGCGATCGCACCTCGGTTGTCGCCTGACCCTGAAACATTGGCCGAGCGGATACTCGAAGCCGTTGCAGAGGCAGGCTATGGCGAGTTCGATGGGATCATTCCAGCGACGGCAGAAGCCTTGGGAACCGATGGCCTTGATCACTTGAAGCAGATCACCGAGGCGTGGGCAGCACAGCCGCCCATCACCCAGGATCTGGACCGATACGCAGGCTACGGCTTTTCAAGCTCGCCCGAAGAGATTGCTTATCGGCAGAAACAGGGCACCAGGTCGATCATCCTGGCCGATATTGCGGACGCCCAAGGTGATGTCGACGCCTACATGGCCCGTTACTCGGAAGAGCAACTGACCTACGCAACCATTGCGCCCGGCGTCGCTCGCAGGTTGCTGGATGCGGGCCGCATCGAAGACGCCCTTGCCATCATCGAACGCGCAAAGACGGCCGAAAGCGCGAAATCATTCAGGATGTCCGGCGACGACCTCAATAAGGTCTACGAGGAATGCCTCGAAAAACTGGGTAAGGTGGTCGCGCTAAAAGACCACCTATGGAACGCTTTTCGGCAGAACCTGAGCAAGCGCAGCCTCCGGAAATACTTGAAGCTGCTTCCTGACTTCGAGGACATCGATGCAGAGCGAACAGCTTTGGACTTCGCCGAAACTTTCCCCTTCATCGAATTGGCCATCAGCTTCCTCATTGAGTGGCCAGCTCATGAGCGTGCGGCGAAGGTAGTGCTGACGCGGGCGAACGATCTGGATGGAAATTCTTACCATATATTGACGACAGGGGCCGCCGCCCTTGAACCTCAATATCCGTTGGCTGCGACAATGATGCGTCGCATCATGGTTCAGGACACGCTGGATGGGGGGAAGTCCAAGCGATACCGATACGCGGCGCGTCACCTGGCCGAATGCCAGTCGTGCGATGCGTCCATCGATGACTACGGCGATTTTCCCACGCACGAGACGTTTGTTCAGGCTCTCAAGCAAAAGCACGGGCGCAAATATGGGTTTTGGGAACTGGTGGACGAGTAG
- a CDS encoding BLUF domain-containing protein → MQLTRLVYASNHGGIDIDTLREISEISTVNNSRDGITGFLVASEEDFMEFLEGSRTAIAQSFIRIVQDDRHRHIRVLLAGPIKNRICANWTMHSVELAQIDADIMTRYWVNGSFSPDELSAEELENLCFELCSTASDYPEISPFTTPKS, encoded by the coding sequence ATGCAGCTTACCCGGCTTGTGTATGCATCAAATCATGGTGGAATAGATATAGACACTCTACGTGAAATTTCCGAGATTTCAACTGTGAACAATAGCCGAGATGGAATAACGGGTTTTCTCGTAGCAAGCGAAGAAGACTTCATGGAGTTTTTGGAAGGGAGCCGAACCGCCATCGCCCAAAGCTTCATAAGAATTGTGCAAGACGATCGCCATAGGCACATCAGGGTACTTTTAGCCGGACCAATTAAAAATCGCATTTGTGCTAATTGGACCATGCATAGTGTCGAACTTGCCCAAATTGATGCCGATATTATGACGCGCTACTGGGTTAATGGCTCTTTCAGTCCCGATGAATTATCAGCAGAAGAACTGGAAAACCTTTGCTTCGAGTTGTGTTCGACGGCTTCGGATTATCCAGAAATATCTCCATTTACTACCCCGAAAAGTTAA
- a CDS encoding sensor histidine kinase — protein MLTREISHRVKNSLAMVAGLLSMQRRESSDPALAKALDDAEARVTTIAQVHDRLWRADEVHSVQLAAFLGELCDQLRTTARPGQTLSCTFAPVSIATDQAVPLALLVNELVTNAFKYAYPAGAGDVQMTVEEAGPGRLRLTVSDQGRGLPPDFDAEASGSLGMTLIAGLSSQLRGQMEWQDGGPGTRFVLDFARQEATREPV, from the coding sequence GTGCTGACGCGCGAGATCAGCCACCGGGTCAAGAACAGCCTGGCGATGGTGGCGGGGCTTCTGAGCATGCAGCGGCGCGAGTCGTCGGACCCCGCCCTGGCCAAGGCGCTGGACGATGCCGAGGCCCGCGTGACGACCATCGCGCAGGTCCACGACCGGCTGTGGCGCGCCGACGAGGTGCACAGCGTCCAGCTGGCCGCGTTCCTGGGCGAGCTGTGCGACCAGCTCCGCACCACCGCCCGTCCCGGCCAGACGCTGAGCTGCACCTTCGCCCCGGTGTCGATCGCGACCGATCAGGCCGTGCCGCTGGCGCTCCTGGTGAACGAGCTGGTGACCAACGCCTTCAAATACGCCTATCCGGCGGGTGCGGGCGATGTGCAGATGACGGTTGAGGAAGCCGGTCCGGGGCGGTTGCGGCTGACCGTCTCGGACCAGGGACGGGGCCTGCCCCCCGATTTTGACGCCGAAGCGTCCGGCAGCCTGGGGATGACGCTGATCGCGGGGCTCAGTTCCCAGCTGCGCGGGCAGATGGAATGGCAGGACGGCGGACCGGGAACGCGCTTCGTGCTGGACTTCGCGAGGCAGGAGGCGACCCGCGAACCGGTTTAG
- a CDS encoding putative bifunctional diguanylate cyclase/phosphodiesterase: MLTSLNKRHSLSVQIVGSVLIILTLGSLSLLLVGHNAINMTDTTSADRQERFAARNLAAEITRLPEQQQSATIWDDAVLRTRNGDDEWIDANLGFWMQDYFGHSESYVLDRAGEPVFASVAGERRSPDIYDVRAQAIAPLVTKLRSDMARASEGLDNPYEELSEISVVAPLRFDAGNAIVSVVPIISDTGNVPQRPGTEALHVAVRNLDATFAQQIGGPVELQNLAFTTGSPAAGLAGIPVTDLSGETIAWLVWKPERPGMILLNKMLPVLLASGLAVALLLWWITRRLLRVSGQLQVSEAQARFLANHDALTGLPNRTLFQDRLAQALHGAARSGQTVALLAIDLDRFKSINDSLGHPAGDELIRQVGSRLTDLLRTGDTVARFGGDEFMILLPNMTDDHALRHICTKIVEELSRPYELLGRSGCIGASVGAVRARPEDNDRDALMQRADIALYRAKAAGKGCFNLFENDLINPAQQQKCIESDLRTALRLNTGLKLVYQPFYDEKGDVMGAEALCRWDHPIHGALSPEIFIKIAEDHGLIDKLGQWVLDEACHFAARTNLVKVAVNVSPLQLKDPDFFATVRRALESSGLAPTSLELELTEKIVLEQSSAIKNTLIRLRSIGIRIALDDFATGNSSLQYLRDHRVDCVKIDRTFVARLGKDQENDHLVRAIFGMARAMGISVTVEGVETEMQRNLLASMGCKTFQGFLLSGPMEATGFAAVLEKQAAPPFESRALITVDLGGTV; the protein is encoded by the coding sequence ATGTTGACGAGCCTGAACAAACGACACTCCCTTTCAGTGCAGATCGTTGGCTCGGTGCTGATCATTCTGACTTTGGGTTCTTTGAGCCTACTTCTTGTTGGTCACAACGCAATCAACATGACGGACACGACTTCGGCAGATAGGCAGGAACGGTTCGCAGCACGCAATCTTGCTGCGGAAATCACTCGCCTTCCCGAACAGCAGCAAAGCGCGACGATTTGGGACGATGCGGTCCTAAGAACCAGGAACGGCGATGACGAGTGGATAGACGCAAACCTCGGCTTCTGGATGCAGGATTACTTCGGGCACAGTGAAAGCTATGTTCTGGACCGGGCAGGCGAACCTGTTTTTGCCTCTGTCGCCGGGGAACGACGTTCACCTGATATCTATGATGTCCGGGCTCAAGCTATCGCCCCGCTTGTGACCAAGCTCCGCTCAGATATGGCTCGGGCCAGCGAAGGACTGGACAATCCCTACGAAGAGCTTTCCGAGATCTCCGTTGTGGCTCCTCTTCGGTTTGATGCAGGAAATGCCATCGTCAGCGTTGTCCCGATCATTTCTGATACCGGAAACGTCCCACAGAGACCTGGCACCGAGGCACTCCATGTTGCCGTACGCAATCTTGATGCTACCTTCGCACAGCAAATCGGGGGGCCTGTCGAACTCCAGAACCTGGCATTCACAACTGGATCTCCAGCAGCGGGGCTGGCGGGCATCCCCGTAACCGATTTATCTGGAGAGACAATCGCCTGGCTGGTCTGGAAGCCTGAACGGCCTGGAATGATCCTTCTGAACAAGATGTTGCCGGTGCTGCTGGCGAGCGGCTTGGCGGTTGCGCTCTTGCTCTGGTGGATCACCCGCCGACTTTTGCGGGTATCTGGTCAGTTGCAGGTAAGCGAGGCGCAGGCTCGATTTCTGGCCAATCACGATGCCCTGACTGGACTGCCCAACCGGACACTTTTCCAGGACAGGCTTGCGCAAGCGCTGCACGGCGCCGCGAGAAGCGGCCAGACGGTCGCGCTTCTAGCCATCGATCTCGACAGGTTCAAAAGTATCAATGACTCACTCGGCCACCCGGCCGGAGACGAGTTGATCCGCCAAGTGGGCAGCCGACTAACCGACTTGCTTCGTACAGGAGACACTGTCGCTCGGTTTGGCGGGGATGAGTTCATGATCCTTTTGCCAAACATGACCGACGATCATGCGCTTCGCCACATCTGCACAAAGATAGTGGAAGAACTGTCCCGTCCGTATGAACTCTTGGGACGTTCCGGCTGCATCGGCGCCAGCGTCGGCGCGGTGAGGGCTAGGCCTGAGGACAACGATCGCGACGCGTTGATGCAGCGCGCCGATATAGCCCTCTACCGGGCAAAAGCTGCGGGTAAAGGCTGCTTTAATTTGTTCGAGAACGATCTGATCAACCCTGCTCAGCAGCAAAAATGCATTGAAAGCGACCTGCGCACGGCCCTCCGGCTCAATACCGGACTGAAGCTGGTTTATCAGCCCTTCTATGATGAAAAAGGTGACGTGATGGGCGCTGAGGCATTGTGCCGTTGGGATCATCCCATTCATGGAGCACTTTCCCCTGAAATTTTTATCAAGATCGCCGAGGATCACGGACTTATCGACAAACTCGGCCAATGGGTGCTCGACGAAGCCTGTCACTTTGCCGCTCGAACCAACCTTGTGAAGGTTGCGGTCAACGTATCCCCACTGCAGCTAAAAGACCCGGACTTCTTCGCAACAGTTCGTCGTGCACTCGAGTCCTCTGGATTGGCCCCCACATCTTTAGAACTTGAACTTACGGAAAAAATTGTCTTGGAGCAAAGCAGCGCAATCAAGAATACGCTTATCCGGCTTCGTTCAATTGGCATCAGAATTGCCTTGGACGATTTTGCCACCGGCAACTCGTCTCTCCAATATCTGCGTGACCACCGGGTAGACTGCGTGAAAATCGACCGAACTTTTGTGGCGCGACTTGGTAAAGACCAAGAAAACGACCACTTGGTCCGGGCAATTTTTGGAATGGCGCGTGCCATGGGAATATCTGTTACGGTCGAAGGCGTGGAGACGGAAATGCAGCGGAACTTGCTTGCCTCAATGGGATGCAAGACGTTCCAAGGGTTCCTGCTAAGTGGCCCGATGGAAGCCACAGGATTTGCCGCAGTTCTGGAGAAACAAGCAGCGCCCCCGTTTGAATCTCGGGCTTTGATTACCGTCGATTTGGGCGGTACCGTGTGA
- a CDS encoding ABC transporter permease produces MSTTEPSSAPRSASVFTAKSRLRSFFQKWPPAILLALAVIGLMVGTTFLGHLLPLPEYQAMDLRDRLVEPVFMEGSWSHPLGTDELGRDVLSRLVASIQISLTIAFLATLVAATLGVALGFLAAFARGKVEQVILIAIDAQAAMPFMIIALAVLAFLGNSLTLFTVLLGFYGWERIARIARGLAIAAQEQNYAAAVRDLGASPVRVYGMHILPNIASTLLVSMTLNFPEVILLESGLSFLGLGVQPPETSLGAMVGYGRDYIQSAPWIMLAPAAVIVVTTLCISLIGDWLRDLFDPTLT; encoded by the coding sequence ATGAGCACGACTGAACCTAGCTCGGCCCCCCGCTCGGCATCGGTATTTACCGCGAAATCGCGCCTGCGCTCCTTTTTCCAGAAATGGCCGCCGGCAATACTGCTCGCTCTCGCAGTAATCGGGCTAATGGTGGGGACTACATTTCTGGGGCATTTACTACCACTGCCGGAATATCAGGCCATGGACCTGCGCGACAGGCTGGTGGAGCCGGTCTTCATGGAGGGATCATGGAGTCACCCGCTCGGTACTGACGAGCTTGGCCGAGACGTGCTATCAAGGTTGGTTGCATCCATCCAGATCAGTCTGACGATTGCATTTCTGGCCACGCTTGTCGCCGCGACACTGGGAGTTGCACTGGGATTTCTTGCCGCTTTCGCGCGCGGCAAAGTCGAGCAAGTGATTCTAATTGCAATCGATGCACAAGCTGCAATGCCTTTTATGATCATCGCGCTGGCCGTGCTTGCTTTTCTGGGAAATTCGCTGACGCTATTCACTGTCCTGCTAGGCTTCTATGGATGGGAAAGAATCGCGCGTATCGCCCGCGGCCTCGCTATTGCCGCGCAGGAACAGAACTACGCCGCCGCCGTGCGCGATCTCGGAGCCTCCCCTGTACGAGTTTACGGGATGCATATTCTGCCTAACATCGCTTCAACATTACTTGTTTCAATGACTTTGAACTTCCCCGAAGTAATCTTGCTCGAATCCGGTCTGTCGTTTTTGGGGCTGGGTGTGCAGCCGCCCGAGACGAGCCTTGGTGCGATGGTAGGATATGGGCGTGATTATATTCAATCCGCACCTTGGATCATGCTGGCCCCTGCTGCAGTGATCGTGGTGACGACGCTCTGCATCTCTCTGATCGGTGACTGGCTGCGAGACCTCTTCGATCCAACGCTGACATAA
- a CDS encoding ABC transporter permease — translation MVFFALSRILRALITVVLIVTLAFVILRMTGDPSIIILGPEAPPLAYEAFRRNWGLDQPLIIQYFKYFWAILQGDLGRSMRDGQDALGVVMDRVPLTLALTLPALAMNLILGLSAGIFAALNRNSWIDRAIMTISVIGFTVPSFVMGLVLALVFAVKLKVLPSGGSETWLHAVLPVVTMGMIGAAVIARFTRSAMLEVLGQPYIRTASGKGLSWPAVVLRHALPNAAIPTLTIIGFMVGSLVAGAVVVESIFSWPGVGRLLVQAVASRDLAVVQAILLLIGFTMVGANLIVDLAYGWVDPRLRAERSLPIK, via the coding sequence ATGGTTTTCTTCGCCCTGAGCCGCATCCTGCGAGCCCTCATCACAGTCGTGCTGATCGTTACCTTGGCCTTCGTGATCCTGCGCATGACAGGTGACCCCTCGATCATCATACTCGGCCCGGAAGCCCCGCCACTTGCCTATGAAGCCTTCCGTCGCAACTGGGGCCTCGATCAGCCGCTGATCATCCAGTACTTTAAATACTTCTGGGCGATCCTACAGGGTGATCTGGGCCGTTCCATGCGCGATGGTCAAGACGCTCTGGGGGTGGTGATGGACCGCGTTCCCCTTACCCTCGCGTTGACGCTTCCAGCCCTGGCAATGAACCTCATCCTTGGACTAAGCGCCGGGATCTTCGCGGCGCTCAACCGCAACAGTTGGATCGACCGGGCGATCATGACAATTTCAGTCATCGGTTTCACCGTCCCAAGCTTCGTGATGGGCTTGGTGCTGGCTTTGGTCTTCGCTGTGAAGCTGAAGGTTCTGCCCTCGGGCGGCTCCGAGACATGGCTCCATGCGGTGCTGCCGGTCGTGACCATGGGAATGATCGGCGCTGCAGTCATCGCGCGGTTCACACGATCGGCCATGCTGGAAGTGCTGGGCCAGCCGTATATCCGGACTGCCTCCGGCAAAGGGTTGAGTTGGCCTGCTGTGGTGCTGCGCCATGCGCTGCCCAACGCTGCCATCCCGACGCTGACGATCATCGGCTTCATGGTTGGCTCATTGGTTGCCGGAGCGGTCGTAGTTGAGAGCATCTTTTCCTGGCCAGGTGTCGGACGTTTGCTTGTTCAGGCTGTGGCGAGCCGCGATCTCGCCGTCGTGCAGGCGATCTTACTGTTGATCGGTTTCACGATGGTCGGTGCAAACTTGATAGTTGATCTGGCCTATGGCTGGGTTGATCCGCGCCTGCGTGCTGAGCGCAGCCTGCCTATAAAATAA
- a CDS encoding ABC transporter ATP-binding protein — MTAPLLSVRNLTRHYAIRTSSGFWGGHAVLKAVDGVSFDIPRGGVLGLVGESGCGKSTTAKLVLGHLAPTGGSVIFSGAEVPVDRREDWRRLRRRMQMIYQDPLGALDRRLPILNQIAEPFAIHFPLMSRSERAEKAAALMAAVGLRPDQSDSYPHELSGGQRQRVVIARALALEPELLVCDEPVSALDVSIQAQVLNLLTDLRERTGFAALFISHDLKVVRQMADRVAVMYLGRIVEEGAPEEVFHAPLHPYTQALVSASPSPRHRNRPRIVLRGDPPNPVNVPTGCPFHPRCPIAAARCSIDVPPLRLDAGRAVACHLAGKDDGILRPAPMPKALKETA; from the coding sequence ATGACCGCGCCGCTACTTTCCGTTCGCAACCTGACGCGACATTACGCAATTCGCACTTCTTCAGGGTTCTGGGGGGGGCATGCCGTTCTCAAGGCCGTCGATGGCGTCAGTTTCGATATTCCCCGCGGCGGCGTGCTGGGGCTGGTGGGTGAATCCGGGTGCGGCAAATCCACAACCGCCAAACTGGTGCTCGGCCATCTTGCCCCGACCGGCGGCAGCGTCATCTTCAGTGGTGCCGAAGTGCCTGTAGACCGGCGCGAAGACTGGCGGCGCCTGCGCCGCCGGATGCAGATGATCTATCAAGACCCTTTGGGTGCCCTCGATCGCCGTCTGCCGATCCTGAACCAGATAGCCGAGCCTTTCGCAATCCATTTTCCGTTGATGTCCCGATCCGAACGGGCAGAGAAAGCTGCGGCGCTAATGGCAGCGGTAGGTCTGCGCCCCGATCAATCCGACAGTTATCCGCATGAACTTTCGGGAGGGCAGAGGCAGCGCGTCGTCATCGCCCGCGCATTGGCCCTCGAGCCGGAGCTTCTCGTATGCGACGAGCCGGTATCTGCGCTGGATGTGTCGATACAGGCGCAAGTGCTTAACCTGTTGACCGATCTACGCGAACGTACGGGCTTCGCCGCGCTCTTCATCAGCCACGATCTGAAGGTCGTACGCCAGATGGCAGACCGCGTTGCGGTCATGTATCTTGGCCGGATCGTTGAGGAAGGCGCGCCGGAAGAGGTGTTTCACGCGCCGCTCCATCCTTACACGCAAGCGCTTGTGTCTGCTTCACCCAGCCCTCGCCATCGCAACCGTCCCCGCATTGTGCTGCGCGGCGACCCCCCCAACCCGGTGAATGTGCCTACTGGATGCCCGTTCCATCCGCGCTGTCCGATCGCGGCCGCGCGATGTTCCATAGATGTTCCGCCCTTGCGCCTTGACGCGGGCCGTGCCGTTGCTTGCCACCTTGCCGGCAAGGATGACGGCATTTTACGCCCCGCGCCTATGCCAAAAGCGCTCAAGGAGACAGCGTAA
- a CDS encoding ABC transporter ATP-binding protein, producing the protein MTHSDEPLMRLEGLTVDFDIGRRYVRALHGVDLTVRRGETLGVVGESGCGKSITWLAALALLGKSTKISGSVRFDGQELVGMAARDLCRIRGGRVALIFQDPASALNPVHRIGTQIGEALRLHRGLRGAEARKAARDLIDRVGISNPDQRLNEYPHELSGGMNQRVMIAMALAGDPDLLIADEPTTALDVTIQAQILDLLRTLQAETGMGMVLISHDLGVISDVADRVAVMYAGRVIEEAPAVALFDAPAHPYSSGLLAALPDMEGPRRRLEAIPGAVPAPHDLPPGCAFAARCAARRDMCEESPPRLREVPWANLSRRAACERLEVLNPKRTAAVPAAPAVQRVLA; encoded by the coding sequence ATGACCCACAGCGATGAACCCCTGATGAGGCTCGAGGGGCTTACCGTCGATTTCGATATCGGCAGGCGTTATGTGCGGGCGCTGCATGGGGTCGATCTGACAGTTCGGCGAGGTGAGACGCTCGGGGTCGTCGGGGAGAGCGGCTGCGGCAAGTCCATCACTTGGCTGGCCGCGCTTGCACTGCTTGGCAAAAGTACGAAAATCTCCGGCTCAGTGCGGTTTGACGGACAGGAGCTTGTCGGCATGGCGGCGCGTGACCTCTGCCGTATCCGGGGCGGGCGCGTTGCGCTCATCTTTCAAGACCCTGCCAGCGCGCTGAACCCGGTACATCGCATCGGAACCCAGATTGGCGAAGCGTTGCGTCTGCATCGTGGCCTGCGTGGTGCCGAGGCGCGCAAAGCGGCGCGTGACCTGATCGACCGTGTGGGTATCTCCAATCCCGATCAGCGCCTGAATGAATATCCGCACGAACTTTCGGGAGGTATGAACCAGCGCGTGATGATCGCCATGGCGCTGGCGGGAGATCCCGACTTGCTGATCGCCGACGAGCCCACAACCGCACTCGATGTGACGATCCAGGCGCAGATCCTTGATCTGTTGCGCACTCTCCAGGCCGAGACGGGGATGGGGATGGTGCTGATCTCGCATGATCTCGGGGTGATCTCCGATGTGGCTGACCGTGTCGCGGTGATGTATGCGGGCCGCGTGATCGAGGAAGCGCCTGCTGTAGCACTCTTTGATGCGCCAGCTCATCCCTATAGTTCCGGTCTTCTTGCAGCCTTGCCCGATATGGAAGGCCCGCGTCGTAGACTTGAAGCGATCCCCGGTGCCGTGCCCGCGCCGCACGACCTGCCCCCGGGTTGTGCATTTGCTGCACGATGCGCGGCACGGCGTGACATGTGTGAGGAGAGTCCGCCGCGTCTGCGCGAAGTACCTTGGGCTAACCTGTCGCGGCGCGCTGCCTGTGAACGGCTGGAAGTGCTGAACCCGAAAAGAACAGCCGCCGTTCCTGCTGCTCCTGCTGTGCAGCGGGTGTTGGCATGA